A window of the Arachis duranensis cultivar V14167 chromosome 5, aradu.V14167.gnm2.J7QH, whole genome shotgun sequence genome harbors these coding sequences:
- the LOC107488284 gene encoding uncharacterized protein LOC107488284, translating to MVKSLKNKYNLNMLGLIETKREVLTKYDVARLWGSSNAGWEFVESVGSAGGLLLMWDDGVFKVHNRYKGERWLCVKGVLTRTNFPCAFCLVYGAHGREAKKVVWEELSYVAGLCQVPLCFLGDFNEILHVEDRKGGASLPASAEEFKSWVHDMQLMDLSLTDRKYTWF from the coding sequence ATGGTGAAATCTTTGAAGAATAAATATAACTTGAACATGTTAGGACTGATTGAAACAAAAAGAGAAGTACTTACTAAATATGATGTTGCACGGCTTTGGGGAAGTAGTAATGCTGGGTGGGAATTTGTGGAGTCTGTAGGATCGGCTGGGGGGCTGTTATTGATGTGGGATGATGGAGTGTTTAAAGTACATAATAGATATAAAGGTGAGCGTTGGCTATGCGTTAAAGGAGTGTTAACCAGGACCAACTTCCCCTGTGCTTTTTGTTTGGTGTACGGGGCGCATGGGAGGGAGGCGAAGAAGGTGGTGTGGGAAGAGCTAAGCTATGTGGCAGGTTTATGTCAGGTTCCATTATGCTTTTTAGGGGACTTTAATGAAATCTTACATGTTGAGGATCGAAAAGGGGGGGCTAGTTTGCCGGCATCAGCGGAAGAGTTTAAGAGTTGGGTGCATGACATGCAATTGATGGATTTATCTCTTACTGATCGAAAGTATACATGGTTTTAG
- the LOC107488292 gene encoding protein LURP-one-related 8, with amino-acid sequence MRVFPRLRSLSRAVHQEQVEQEKERNNNDEYPVIKIQEEGTLKSTCLTVWRKSLVMNCKGFTVIDSHGNLVYRVDNYIHNPNEVVLMDASGNSVLTICRRTKKLGFGHSWYVYEGEGRESPICCVKKHVNILQGNPKVQAYVYRRHKPCVAAFTVEGSYAQRTCKVLDECGSEVAQIKRKEANTKNVNVSFGMDIFQLLVHPGFDPAFAMALVLLLDQMFS; translated from the exons atgagggTGTTTCCGAGGTTGAGATCTCTATCAAGAGCAGTGCACCAAGAACAagtagaacaagagaaggagagaaACAATAATGATGAGTACCCTGTAATCAAAATCCAAGAAGAAGGAACATTAAAGAGCACGTGCTTAACAGTATGGAGAAAATCTCTTGTCATGAATTGCAAGGGTTTCACAGTCATCGATTCCCACGGAAATCTTGTCTATAGGGTCGACAATTACATCCACAACCCCAACGAGGTTGTTCTCATGGATGCTTCTGGAAACTCTGTTCTCACCATTTGCCGGCGCACCAAG AAGCTTGGGTTCGGACATAGTTGGTATGTGTATGAAGGGGAAGGTAGGGAGAGTCCAATTTGTTGTGTAAAGAAGCATGTGAATATTTTACAGGGAAACCCCAAGGTTCAAGCCTACGTGTACCGGCGGCATAAGCCATGTGTGGCGGCGTTTACGGTGGAAGGTTCGTACGCGCAACGGACGTGTAAGGTGTTGGACGAGTGTGGAAGCGAGGTGGCTCAGATCAAGAGGAAGGAAGCGAATACGAAGAACGTTAACGTGTCGTTTGGGATGGACATTTTTCAGTTGCTTGTGCATCCTGGCTTTGATCCTGCTTTCGCCATGGCACTTGTCTTGCTTCTCGATCAAATGTTTTCTTAG